The genomic stretch TTAACTGGTGTTGTTAATAGGTGCATCCAAAAACTCAGATCACTGTTAAGAAAATATAATGCATTAATTACAAATCGTGTGCATAGCTAGTCAACGAGTAAAATCAAGATCAAGGTCGTTTACTTAGTAGCAACACATTGCAAGGTATATGCTTGActgttaaaaattaaaatgaaacataACAAAGGTCTCTGTGTCGGCAAGGGTAGTCAGGATTCGACCGCTTATCTGTAGCTTAAAACTGGGTTTTCGAAGGTCGTCCCCATGTTCCTTACAAAATATTTCTATAAATAAACTGACCCTTAAGTTATTCTCTGCGTGTTCGTTTTAGTTTCATTGCACCGTAAACTGCAAGAGATGTAATTTTAAGGTCAGGTAGCGCAATATCCCCTGCCCGTGTTAGAGATGACATTGTGTGATATTCTGATGCTGTGCAATTTGTGCCGCGCTGTTGCAGCAGTGCGTGTacttctgtgtgtgcgtgtcgtgTGTCTGGAGGGTCTGTGCGTGAGTAGGGGATTGGCAAGGATGTCAAAGAGAGGTAAGAAGAAGGAGgaagcagcagctgcagcagatggCGACAAGGACAACGGTGCcggtaaaaattaaaaattttaaCCTTCAGGCTTTAACATGAAGCAGGGAAAACATAAGCGTTCTCTTTAATGATTTAGTCAGTTTGTAGCAGTGTTTGTTATTGCTGGTGATCTCAGAAACCACCATTGTGATCAAGATAAATAATTACACCATTTTGATTGTGCCAGTCATGCATGTTGTTTTATTTGGATGCAAATTTATTTATTCCAATGTGACTAATCCCACCAGCCCCACCTGCCAAGAAAGGTAAGAAGGAGAAGGAACCGGAAGCCCCTATACTGTATGAAGACCCCCCAGACAAGCTGAGCACTAAAGATGGCCGTGCagccaacatgaagatcacttCATGGAACGTGGATGGTTTGCGGGCCTGGGTCAAGAAGAAGGGTCTGGATGTGAGTTTGGGCGTGGGTTGTTCCTAGCAAGGaacttaacatttaaaaatattaaagcaaactTCACAGGTACAATAAAATTGTTGTTTTAGAGAAAACAGTTCCATATAGTTTGATGTAGTTGTAATATAGAGTAATATAAATAGTGGGGTGCTGAGAGGCTGTGGGTTAGGACTGATCAGAAGATGAGCTGTTCTGAGCTGGTCATTCAGCAGAGTAATTTCCCTAtaaacaaggcccttaatcccagctGCCACAGGGACTGACTTTCTCAGttgtacagtaccagtcaaaagtttggacacctctaaccatagaaaggtttatttgaACTATTTTCAACATGTTAGAATTGTTataaaggcatcaaaactataaaataacatgtaTGGAATTCTGCATGAGAACTCACAAAGTTGCTGGTTTAATCCCTGGGAAGGCAGCGTGATCCCACCATAggggccttgagcaaggccattaACCCTTCTCCTTTGCATCAGTTTCTTGAGGTGGGATACCTCCTGGGATGCCTTTCTAGCTGTCCTGAACGTTTTCCCACATATGTGagcactcattggctgcttttccttcaaAAGCTCCTCCAAAAGCCTTTCTACTGGTGCCAGGTCACATGATGCAACACTctctcctttgtaggcagcTTGGCGTTTCTAAACTTGACTGGTaatgtacattgctttggatgaaagtctctgctgaataaaaataaatgtaaatataattcTCATTTGCTGCCAGTAGGTGCTTACTCATTCAATAATTCAGTTTTCATTTAGAGTTGTGTTTCATTTAGATAGTTCTTCTAAAAAACAAAACCTCATCTTGCAATTGTTTTTACATTTAACCACTTATGCAGCTAATCCAGCTAAGGTTTGACTGAACACTTAGTGGTTGTTGGTTTTCCTCTCTGGGCAGTGGGTCCGCGAGGAGTCCCCCGACGTGCTGTGCTTGCAGGAGACCAAGTGTTCAGAGAAGGCTCTTCCTCAGGATATCACCTCCATGCCTGAGTTCCCCCATAAGTACTGGGCTGGTTCTGAGGATAAGGAGGGCTACAGTGGGGTGGCCATGCTTTGCAAAACCAAGCCCCTAAACGTCACCTTTGGCATTGGTGAATACTTGACACCATTTTTCTTGCTTTTGTACCATTTCTGCTCCTGTACATCATCATGTCAAAGTTCTCTTTGCCAAGTCCTCACTTCCCTCACTGTCCTCCTCCAGGCAAAGAAGAGCATGACAAGGAAGGGAGAGTGATTACTGCGGAGTTCCCCACCTTCTATCTGGTCACAGCCTACGTGCCGAACGCTGGCAGGGGCCTTGTGCGACTTGACTACCGCAAGACCTGGGATGTGGACTTCCAGGCCTACCTGAGCGGGCTGGATGAGAAGAAACCCCTGGTGCTCTGTGGTGACCTGAACGTGGCTCACCAGGAGATCGACCTGAAGAACCCCAAGGGTAACCGCAAGAATGCTGGGTTCACAGCTGAGGAGCGTGAGGGGTTCACTCAGCTGCTGTCCGCCGGCTTTGTCGACAGCTTCCGGGAGCTGTACCCAGAGCAGGCCAATGCCTACACCTTCTGGACCTACATGATGAATTCCCGCTCCAAGAATGTGGGCTGGCGGCTGGACTACTTCGTGCTCTCCAGCAAGCTGGTGTCGGCACTGTGTGACAGCAAGATTCGTAATTCGGCGATGGGCAGTGACCACTGCCCCATCACCCTCCATCTTGCAGTGTAGCTCGCCTGCCTCTTTGGCTGGTTCGTCCCATGTTAAGGTTTGACTGAACCTTCATCTTTCATAAGCTGGAAAAGATAGGCAAACCATTTTGGCCTTATCCTGTGTAGCTTACTAGAACCTCACGCCCTTCGATGTTCTCTTTTTCCCCCTTATCCATGCTAACGGCAACCATGCTGTTTTTTGTTtcgaaaacaaataaaacaaatgaaatTTTGTTCTGTGTTTCTGAATAAAGTTTACGTTTTTAACAAAAGCAATGTTTTGGTGCATTCTGTGTGCATGTATTTGTGCATATTCCTAGGTAGATATGAGGGGAAATCACTGTGAAGCCATAAGTAATATCCTCCTAAGACCCGAGGAAAaagattaatttatttttttaacataaATTGAATGTTGGGTTGGTAGAATGCTCATTGCCATCCATGATGTCATCCTCTTAAAGCCCTAAAGGTCCTCTCTTACAAACAGGACTTAATATAGTGTTATGCATAGTATTAAAGATACGAGTAAAAACATAATGTTCTCTAAAAAGAACAAAATTGAATTGCTGGATCTCAAGAAAATATACTTTAACTAAACAGATGACATCATGTAAAAATGATACATGATCAAATAAATGATATCACTACATAAGTGTTTAATTAATGTAAGCGTGTGTATGTACCTTTGTAGCAAGTGACCCGAAAGGATATCTTGAAGCAAGTTAAGTGTGTTAGTAATTCACTTGGTATCAATCATTATAAACAAACTCTCCTATCAGTTGTATTTGTTCACATTCAATGTGCATGTGGACTTTCATGCTTCCCATCTTTACATGTACTGCTGTGGCATATTCTGCTTTTAGTCTGCCTTCCATAAATGTGGGGTTTAGTGAGTCTAAATGCACGAGAgtatgccctgtgatagactgtatagtatagtatatagATAGTATAGGCTCCAAAATCGGCAGGCTATGTgggaaaggaaaagaaaatcaATATTCATATTTCTGTTTCTGTGCCTAGATGAACTAGATGATTATgctatgtgtttatgtgtgatgGTGTGTTTTCATGGTATACCCTGAGCACTGCAGTTAGTGTGAACCAGCCCCTGTGGAAGGCTTTTAAGGCTCAAGGCAAAAGCTTTGTTTACTGCCAGGTGTACAATAGTATCATGAAAGTCTTACTTGAGTACTTGAGTGCTTCCTGAAAACCATAGTGCTAAATAAACACATGTCAATAAATACTACAGCCAACAAAAGCAAGTAATTGGAATATGACGCCACGTAGCATTTTTACATGTAATTGCACTTGGGGGGAATATATGCAC from Brienomyrus brachyistius isolate T26 chromosome 3, BBRACH_0.4, whole genome shotgun sequence encodes the following:
- the apex1 gene encoding DNA-(apurinic or apyrimidinic site) endonuclease produces the protein MSKRGKKKEEAAAAADGDKDNGAAPPAKKGKKEKEPEAPILYEDPPDKLSTKDGRAANMKITSWNVDGLRAWVKKKGLDWVREESPDVLCLQETKCSEKALPQDITSMPEFPHKYWAGSEDKEGYSGVAMLCKTKPLNVTFGIGKEEHDKEGRVITAEFPTFYLVTAYVPNAGRGLVRLDYRKTWDVDFQAYLSGLDEKKPLVLCGDLNVAHQEIDLKNPKGNRKNAGFTAEEREGFTQLLSAGFVDSFRELYPEQANAYTFWTYMMNSRSKNVGWRLDYFVLSSKLVSALCDSKIRNSAMGSDHCPITLHLAV